A window from Fragaria vesca subsp. vesca linkage group LG5, FraVesHawaii_1.0, whole genome shotgun sequence encodes these proteins:
- the LOC101300053 gene encoding ethylene-responsive transcription factor ERF025-like — translation MADPNTPANNLRQMIEDQPAPTQLITLDFPPPPPSPTLPQPPQPPPPPPSHSLALLPLVIPPTSEATVVQQLQLETPKEATAQQGKSTPMASSSSGKHPRYRGIRCRGEKWVSEIREPRKTKRIWLGTFPTPEMAAAAYDVAALALKREDAILNFPGSIKSYPVPASMSALDIRAAATAAATAAAAETTLKTSGSRESTPSSVGQQQKEYDDMLSINSSALASSVGADFMDEEEIFGMPNLLVDMAEGMLVSPPRINSPPSDYDSPEYSDGGESLWNYD, via the coding sequence ATGGCTGACCCAAATACTCCAGCCAATAACTTGCGCCAAATGATAGAAGACCAACCCGCACCGACCCAGTTGATCACCCTTGACTTTCCTCCTCCTCCACCTTCTCCTACACTACCCCAACCTCCTCAGCCTCCTCCTCCTCCACCATCACATTCTCTTGCTCTTCTTCCTCTTGTAATACCACCCACTTCTGAAGCTACAGTAGTACAGCAGCTACAGCTTGAAACACCAAAGGAGGCAACAGCACAGCAGGGAAAGAGTACTCCCATGGCCTCGAGCTCTTCCGGTAAGCACCCCAGGTACCGGGGAATCCGCTGCCGGGGAGAGAAATGGGTGTCGGAAATCCGAGAGCCGCGCAAGACCAAGCGAATATGGCTCGGCACTTTCCCAACTCCGGAGATGGCTGCAGCCGCCTATGACGTGGCGGCGCTGGCTCTGAAACGCGAGGATGCTATTCTCAACTTTCCTGGTTCCATCAAGTCGTATCCAGTCCCGGCATCCATGTCTGCCCTGGATATACGTGCTGCGGCGACTGCTGCAGCTACTGCAGCAGCAGCCGAGACAACACTGAAGACGAGTGGCTCTAGGGAGAGTACTCCGAGTAGTGTTGGACAACAACAGAAAGAGTATGATGATATGCTGAGTATTAATAGCAGTGCTTTGGCGTCGTCTGTGGGAGCAGACTTTATGGACGAGGAAGAGATTTTTGGGATGCCGAATTTGCTGGTGGACATGGCTGAAGGAATGCTGGTTTCTCCGCCAAGAATAAACTCGCCGCCTTCTGATTATGACTCGCCGGAGTATTCCGACGGAGGAGAGAGTCTTTGGAACTACGATTGA